In one Nocardia tengchongensis genomic region, the following are encoded:
- the tatB gene encoding Sec-independent protein translocase protein TatB, translating to MFSNIGWGEMLILLVAALVILGPERLPGAVRWTAHALKQARDYATGASQQLRNELGPEFDEIRKPLEQLNELRSMNPRSMVTKHLLDGDDSILNSFTDLTKFDKPVTSSNSGNGSANTGSGPISMPAEQKPLERNERPPVDPDAT from the coding sequence GTGTTCAGCAATATCGGCTGGGGCGAGATGCTCATTCTGCTTGTCGCCGCGCTTGTCATTCTTGGTCCGGAACGACTTCCCGGTGCCGTTCGCTGGACCGCGCATGCCTTGAAACAGGCGCGCGATTACGCCACCGGCGCCTCGCAGCAATTGCGCAATGAGCTCGGTCCGGAATTCGACGAGATCCGGAAACCGTTGGAGCAGTTGAACGAACTGCGAAGTATGAATCCGCGTTCGATGGTCACGAAACATCTGCTGGACGGGGACGACTCGATCCTGAACAGCTTCACCGACCTGACCAAATTCGACAAGCCGGTCACCTCCTCGAACAGCGGAAACGGTTCCGCCAATACCGGATCCGGCCCAATTTCGATGCCGGCGGAACAGAAACCGCTGGAGCGCAACGAACGTCCGCCGGTGGATCCGGACGCCACCTGA
- a CDS encoding S1C family serine protease, producing the protein MTTESKNTGPEPERDATSDSAANRGNLRPSDAPVLGPRPVYRPHVDNHTARAFRRPNGLNGSFAARTAGGAQVAPGESEIRNRPPDSVLAEAFGRPEGSTDLLQRDPEAKTEGAAPSVPADPWRDPNSAARLGTPAVAPAPVPPLTPGSKLGAREVLFGGRVSWRALSLLAAIAAVIGLIGGFVGAFTGSSASALTSRKVALQSAPAAPESHNQITKVVNAVMPAVVTVRAWLGDTGSTGSGVVIDGQGYIVTNNHVISLAANDKSGKAKLDVVFSDGSKVPTRIVGRDTKSDLAVLKVDVKNLSVIQLGNSNDVQVGDDVLALGSPLGLEKTVTSGIVSALHRPVKVGGEGTDTDATLDAVQTDAAINHGNSGGALVDMQGRLIGINSAIKSESGGSVGLGFSIPVDQVKRISQALIRDGSVHHPYIGLSAKTKLVANDVMSGAAVADVQPGSPAAKAGIVEGDVIVKVGDRDVSGPEELTVAVQQHEIGQTVTVRLIRDGREVDVPVTLESDK; encoded by the coding sequence GTGACCACCGAATCGAAGAACACGGGGCCGGAGCCCGAGCGGGACGCAACCTCCGATTCGGCGGCCAATCGGGGGAACCTGAGGCCGTCGGACGCACCGGTGCTGGGGCCGCGGCCGGTGTATCGGCCGCACGTGGACAATCACACCGCGCGGGCTTTCCGCCGCCCGAACGGGCTCAACGGCTCGTTCGCGGCCCGGACCGCGGGTGGCGCGCAGGTCGCGCCGGGGGAATCCGAGATTCGTAATCGGCCGCCGGATTCGGTGCTGGCGGAGGCGTTCGGTCGTCCGGAGGGTTCGACCGACCTGCTGCAGCGCGATCCCGAGGCCAAGACCGAGGGTGCCGCGCCGAGCGTGCCCGCCGATCCGTGGCGGGACCCGAATTCGGCCGCGCGCCTGGGCACTCCGGCCGTCGCGCCGGCCCCCGTCCCGCCGCTCACGCCCGGATCCAAGCTGGGTGCGCGCGAGGTGCTCTTCGGTGGCCGGGTGTCGTGGCGGGCGCTGTCGCTGCTGGCCGCGATCGCGGCGGTGATCGGTTTGATCGGCGGGTTCGTCGGGGCGTTCACCGGCTCGTCGGCCTCCGCGCTGACCTCGCGCAAGGTGGCGTTGCAGTCCGCGCCGGCGGCCCCGGAATCGCACAACCAGATCACCAAGGTCGTCAACGCCGTGATGCCCGCGGTGGTCACCGTCCGGGCGTGGCTGGGCGACACCGGTTCCACGGGTTCGGGTGTGGTGATCGACGGTCAGGGCTACATCGTCACCAACAATCACGTGATCTCGCTGGCCGCCAACGACAAGTCGGGCAAGGCCAAGCTGGACGTGGTGTTCTCCGACGGGTCGAAGGTGCCGACCCGCATCGTCGGGCGCGACACCAAGTCGGACCTGGCGGTGCTCAAGGTCGATGTGAAGAACCTGTCGGTGATTCAGCTCGGCAACTCCAACGACGTGCAGGTCGGCGACGACGTGCTGGCGCTGGGTTCGCCGCTGGGCCTGGAGAAGACGGTCACCTCGGGCATCGTGTCGGCGCTGCATCGGCCGGTGAAGGTGGGCGGTGAGGGCACCGACACCGACGCCACGCTCGACGCCGTGCAGACCGACGCCGCCATCAACCACGGCAACTCCGGTGGCGCGCTGGTGGACATGCAGGGCCGGCTGATCGGCATCAACTCGGCCATCAAGTCCGAGAGCGGCGGTTCGGTGGGTCTGGGCTTCTCGATTCCGGTGGATCAGGTCAAGCGGATCTCGCAGGCGCTGATCCGCGACGGTTCGGTGCACCACCCGTACATCGGCCTCAGCGCCAAGACCAAGCTGGTCGCCAATGACGTGATGAGCGGCGCGGCGGTGGCCGATGTACAGCCCGGTAGCCCGGCGGCGAAGGCCGGGATCGTGGAGGGCGACGTGATCGTGAAGGTCGGCGACCGCGACGTGTCGGGGCCGGAGGAGCTCACGGTGGCGGTGCAGCAGCACGAGATCGGGCAGACCGTGACGGTGCGCCTGATCCGCGACGGCCGCGAGGTCGACGTCCCGGTCACTTTGGAATCGGACAAGTAG
- the sigE gene encoding RNA polymerase sigma factor SigE, producing MVDAARENANTLHPQLMPQPDSDTPLDAELLLSPADDEAALSGTAAFDATGDRSVMPTWDELVREHADRVYRLAYRLTGDPQDAEDLTQETFIRVFRSLQNYQPGTFEGWLHRITTNLFLDMVRRRNRIRMEALPEDYDRVPSEGPGPEQAYHDANLDPDLQSALDSLAPEFRAAVVLCDIEGLSYEEIGATLGVKLGTVRSRIHRGRQALREQLEHNGVERRIAAEKIG from the coding sequence ATGGTCGACGCGGCGCGTGAGAACGCCAACACCCTGCACCCGCAGCTCATGCCGCAGCCGGACAGCGACACCCCGCTGGACGCCGAGTTGCTGCTGTCCCCCGCCGACGACGAGGCCGCCCTGTCCGGGACCGCCGCCTTCGACGCCACCGGCGACCGTTCCGTCATGCCGACCTGGGACGAACTGGTCCGTGAGCACGCCGACCGCGTGTACCGCCTGGCCTATCGCCTCACCGGTGACCCGCAGGACGCCGAGGATCTGACCCAGGAAACCTTCATCCGGGTCTTCCGATCCCTGCAGAACTATCAGCCCGGCACCTTCGAGGGCTGGCTGCACCGCATCACCACGAACCTGTTCCTGGACATGGTCCGCCGCCGCAACCGCATCCGCATGGAAGCGCTGCCGGAGGACTACGACCGGGTGCCGTCCGAGGGCCCTGGCCCCGAGCAGGCCTATCACGACGCCAACCTGGATCCGGATCTGCAGTCCGCGCTGGACTCGCTGGCCCCGGAGTTCCGCGCCGCGGTCGTGCTCTGTGACATCGAGGGTCTGTCCTACGAGGAGATCGGCGCGACGCTGGGCGTGAAGCTGGGCACCGTGCGCAGCCGCATCCACCGAGGACGTCAGGCACTGCGCGAGCAACTCGAGCATAATGGGGTGGAGCGGCGCATCGCCGCCGAGAAGATCGGGTGA
- a CDS encoding TetR/AcrR family transcriptional regulator produces MRSTDDLTTRARIRDAAITVFGEQGFGVGVRAIATAAGVSPGLVIHHFGSKDGLREACDEHVRDTVRTAKMEYIENPSPGGLMRQLAEIEEFAPGMAYLMRSFQAGGSLMKTFFEHMVEDTEQYLRAGIAGGSIKPLRDVAATARYVATNNGGGMMMFLQLYATEHPGPVDFRKALREYADRMMLPALELYTNGLLADSTALDTLTAQTAQ; encoded by the coding sequence ATGCGTTCAACCGATGATCTGACCACCCGGGCCCGGATTCGCGACGCCGCGATCACCGTGTTCGGCGAACAAGGTTTCGGGGTCGGCGTGCGGGCCATCGCCACCGCGGCCGGGGTATCTCCCGGCCTGGTCATCCACCACTTCGGATCCAAGGACGGACTCCGCGAAGCTTGCGACGAGCATGTTCGCGACACCGTGCGGACCGCCAAGATGGAGTACATCGAGAACCCCTCACCCGGCGGACTCATGCGGCAACTCGCCGAGATCGAGGAATTCGCCCCCGGCATGGCCTACCTGATGCGCAGCTTCCAGGCCGGCGGGTCGCTGATGAAGACCTTCTTCGAGCACATGGTCGAGGACACCGAGCAATACCTGCGGGCCGGCATCGCGGGCGGCAGCATCAAACCGCTGCGCGACGTCGCCGCCACGGCGCGTTACGTCGCCACCAACAACGGCGGCGGCATGATGATGTTCCTGCAGCTCTACGCCACCGAGCACCCGGGACCCGTGGACTTCCGCAAGGCCCTGCGCGAGTACGCCGACCGCATGATGCTGCCCGCGCTCGAGCTCTACACCAACGGGCTACTCGCCGACTCCACGGCATTGGACACCCTGACCGCGCAGACCGCGCAATAA
- a CDS encoding ABC transporter ATP-binding protein: MNHPANPVIEVRDLHKNFGQVRALDGLDLEVAEGEVHGFLGPNGSGKSTTIRVLLGILSRTSGEARVLGRDPWTDAVALHSDIAYVPGDVTLWPSLSGGETIDLLARMRGGIDAARRAELIERYELDPTKKARTYSKGNRQKVALVSAFSSNARLLLLDEPTSGLDPLMEQVFGECVAEAVARGTTVLLSSHILSEVEKLCQRVTIIRAGKTVETGTLAEMRHLSRTSITAEMIGSPGDLSRIPGVEDVSVEGHTLHCQVDSEHLGELIRVLGDAGVRSLVSQPPTLEELFLRHYSLDGGAPADEREKVAK; this comes from the coding sequence ATGAACCATCCGGCCAACCCGGTGATCGAAGTCCGGGATCTGCACAAGAACTTCGGGCAGGTGCGCGCCCTGGACGGCCTCGACCTCGAGGTCGCCGAAGGCGAAGTGCACGGCTTCCTCGGGCCGAACGGCTCCGGGAAGTCCACCACCATCCGGGTGCTGCTCGGCATCTTGTCCCGCACCTCGGGCGAGGCCCGGGTGCTCGGGCGCGACCCGTGGACCGACGCGGTGGCGCTGCACAGTGACATCGCCTACGTGCCAGGCGATGTCACGCTGTGGCCGTCGCTGTCCGGCGGCGAGACCATCGACCTGCTGGCCCGCATGCGCGGCGGCATCGACGCGGCCCGCCGCGCCGAGCTCATCGAGCGATACGAGCTGGATCCGACCAAGAAGGCGCGCACCTACTCCAAGGGCAATCGGCAGAAAGTGGCGCTGGTGTCGGCGTTCTCGTCGAACGCGCGACTGCTCCTGCTCGACGAGCCGACCTCCGGGCTGGACCCGCTCATGGAGCAGGTGTTCGGCGAATGCGTGGCCGAGGCGGTCGCGCGCGGCACCACCGTGCTGCTGTCCAGCCACATCCTGTCCGAGGTGGAGAAGCTGTGTCAGCGGGTGACCATCATCCGGGCGGGCAAGACCGTGGAGACCGGCACCCTGGCCGAGATGCGGCACCTGTCGCGGACCTCCATCACCGCCGAAATGATCGGCAGCCCCGGCGATCTCAGCCGGATCCCCGGCGTCGAGGACGTCAGTGTCGAAGGCCACACCCTGCACTGCCAGGTCGACAGCGAACACCTCGGCGAGCTCATCCGGGTGCTCGGCGACGCGGGCGTGCGCAGCCTGGTCAGCCAGCCGCCGACGCTGGAAGAACTGTTCCTGCGCCACTATTCGCTCGACGGCGGCGCACCCGCGGACGAACGCGAGAAGGTGGCGAAATGA
- a CDS encoding ABC transporter permease: MTSATAAAPRVLESPLRAADFTGTGQLLRLYLRRDRIVLPLWILLLSLPLGSVYIKSIEKVYSTPDDLAHLAASILASPAQLAMYGPVYNVTSLGAVGIWKAGMFHTLIGVATILTVIRHTRADEETGRTELLAATRVGRYAGLTAVLIMTYGAALATGLLGFVSLAGTSVPKSGSLAFGLALAGSGVVFASVAAVTAQLSVSARVARGLAFAVLGLTYTLRAIGDARAGNGPTSPLTWLSPQGWSLQVRPFAGDHFAILLLHLATTVVLTVVAYYLLAHRDIGAGLIAERPGAATAGDTLNGPFGLAWRLQRGTLLAWTAGLGLYGLLIGSVVHGIGDELGTSQAIKDLISRMGGSDSLEKAMIGFAFTMVAVGAAAYAVSATLRLHAEESTAHTETLLTAAVSRTRWVASHLVYGLFGPVLALSVSGLLAGLIYGRAAGDVGGKLGQTMAAALVQVPAVWTFTAVTVALFGLLPRWSAVAWGVLTAAIAVLLLGSLAGAPQWFRDLNPFEHPPKLPGAAFTATPLVVLLLVDVALITVGLIAFRRRDLRSA, from the coding sequence ATGACCTCCGCGACCGCCGCCGCGCCACGCGTGCTCGAATCACCGTTGCGGGCAGCAGATTTCACCGGCACCGGACAACTGCTGCGGCTGTATCTGCGGCGCGACCGGATCGTGCTGCCGCTGTGGATACTGCTGCTGTCGCTACCGCTGGGCAGCGTGTACATCAAGAGCATCGAGAAGGTGTACAGCACACCGGATGATCTCGCGCATCTCGCGGCCAGCATCCTCGCCAGCCCCGCCCAGCTCGCCATGTACGGGCCCGTCTACAACGTCACCAGTCTGGGGGCCGTGGGCATCTGGAAGGCGGGGATGTTCCACACACTCATCGGCGTCGCCACCATCCTCACCGTCATCCGGCACACCCGCGCCGACGAGGAGACCGGCCGCACCGAATTGCTGGCCGCCACCCGGGTGGGCCGCTACGCCGGACTCACCGCCGTGCTGATCATGACCTACGGCGCGGCCCTGGCCACCGGGCTGCTCGGATTCGTCAGTCTCGCGGGCACTTCGGTGCCGAAGAGCGGATCGCTCGCGTTCGGGCTGGCGCTGGCCGGCAGCGGTGTCGTCTTCGCCTCGGTCGCGGCCGTCACCGCGCAGCTGTCGGTCAGCGCCCGGGTGGCGCGCGGGCTGGCCTTCGCGGTGCTGGGCCTCACCTACACGCTGCGGGCGATCGGCGACGCGCGCGCCGGGAACGGGCCCACCAGTCCGCTCACCTGGCTGTCGCCGCAGGGCTGGTCACTGCAGGTGCGGCCGTTCGCGGGCGACCACTTCGCGATCCTGCTGCTGCACCTGGCCACCACGGTGGTACTGACCGTCGTCGCGTATTACCTGCTGGCACACCGGGATATCGGCGCGGGCCTGATCGCCGAACGGCCGGGCGCGGCCACCGCCGGGGACACCCTGAACGGTCCCTTCGGATTGGCGTGGCGGTTGCAGCGCGGCACCCTGCTGGCCTGGACCGCCGGGCTCGGGCTGTACGGGCTGCTGATCGGCAGCGTGGTGCACGGCATCGGCGACGAACTGGGGACCAGTCAGGCGATCAAGGATCTGATCAGCCGGATGGGCGGCTCGGATTCGCTGGAGAAGGCCATGATCGGGTTCGCGTTCACCATGGTCGCGGTCGGCGCGGCCGCGTACGCGGTATCGGCGACACTGCGGCTGCACGCCGAGGAGAGCACCGCGCACACCGAGACCCTGCTGACCGCGGCCGTGTCGCGAACCCGCTGGGTGGCATCGCATCTGGTGTACGGGCTGTTCGGGCCGGTGCTGGCGTTGTCGGTGTCGGGTCTGCTGGCCGGACTGATCTATGGGCGTGCCGCCGGCGACGTCGGCGGCAAGCTGGGCCAGACCATGGCGGCCGCGCTGGTGCAGGTGCCCGCCGTGTGGACCTTCACGGCCGTCACCGTCGCGCTGTTCGGGCTGCTGCCGCGCTGGAGTGCCGTCGCCTGGGGCGTGCTCACCGCCGCCATCGCGGTGCTGCTGCTGGGCTCGCTGGCCGGTGCGCCGCAATGGTTCCGCGACCTGAACCCCTTCGAGCACCCGCCCAAGCTGCCCGGTGCGGCTTTCACCGCCACGCCGCTCGTCGTGCTGCTGCTGGTCGACGTGGCCTTGATCACGGTGGGGCTCATCGCATTCCGGCGCCGGGACCTG